TTGAATATTTAACATAACTTGTATTCTATCTCAAAAAAGAATTGAACAATAGATCTATTACTCGTTCTTACAACAAAACTGACTGCCATAGAAAATAACAGGCTTCAACAAATCTTGTAACAGAAGCTAGATAGTAGAAATCTTACATCTTTTCCAAggcaatggccgttgttggcttggAGCTCCTGAACCTGTTGTTCGCAAGAGTCCAGCTCAAATATCAGCCTCTTGTTATCGTCACACACTCAGTAGTCGATCTCCCCTGAAATCCTCCTCACGGGACAGAGTATGTTTAGTTGAGAAAAGTGCAATAATAAGTATTGGGCGAGTATGTTTAGTTGCAGTAGAAAGATCGAGCCTAGGAGCATCTACTTTGTGTGTCGTTGTGTATTGCAGCTGTATAAAATTGACCAATTCTGGGCCTGAGCTACATAGTGGTCTTGCTGGCTGGCTGTGGCGCGCAGCTGGGACATCGCTGGGATAGCGAGATTGCAGCAGCCTACACCACGTGGAGACGGTGGAGGGGAGGGATTGCTGCTGCGCGCCGAGGTATGAACCGACGCCGGACGCCATCACCCGAGCAATCACACGGGCAGCCCCCTGCCATCTGTCCTCTTGTTATCGTCACACACTCACAGTAGTCGATCTCCACTGaaatcctcctccttccctccgccCTCTCTCTCCTACGCTCCACTGCCCATGCTCGTCTTCTCCTTCACATCTCTCTCCCCTGCACCTCACTTTCTCTCAATCCCTCTCTCTCGATCCCCGCATATCTACAGGAGCTTGCCGCCGCCACCGGATCCCGGCCCTACCGCTAGGCCCCGCCGCTTACCGGAGATCATGCCGCAGCCGCCACCCGGTTCCCCCTGCCTCGTGCGCCGTGGAGTGGAAGGGAGAGGGTTGCGAGCAGGGGAAGCTTCGAGCAGCAGCACACGGGATCAGCGGCGCCTGGGGTCACCTGGTGGAGGCTCGAGGGTGGCTAGGGCGGCGGCGCTCAGGGTCCAGGGGAGCGCGGCGGGCGAGGCCCTTGGGATGGCGGCGcgcggcgacggcgcgggggcaggggggggggagggggggcggccGGCGGCGATGCGCTCGAGCCCGGAGGTCGAGATGAGATCGGGAGGcaggttttttcttctttttcttttatctCACACCGGTTCGGTTAACTTTTATatggactgcgggttgaatactcTAAACTACAAGGGCTATTTTGCAAAAACGCCGagcgacgtacgaccagaagcaatatctgctttattagtaggtaaagaaatAGAACTAATGGTATCACCCAATGCATCTATGTAAAATAAAAATCTCTTTCGGCCAAAGCAATATAGAAGCAGATGTTCAATGTATAATTTTGTGATAGTAATTTTTACTCGAATCTCTGAATCATAGAACTGAACTGAGCCCTGCTCAAAGCCCTTACCTCAATCGTAGAACTGAAGCGAGCCCTGCTCAAACCCCTGGCTTCAGTTTATATATCTATCAGTGAGCACAAGGGCCCAAAATTCACAGTAAATGAGTAAAATGCCAGCTGCGCACAGGCAAAAAAAATTTCGATAATTTTGATTCAGTCATTTAAGATCTGAATAGAGAATCTTATATACGAGGACAGATGCGCATCCTGCAAAGTTTTGTTCATGGCCATAGCATATAATTTCATTACGATTCGAGAAGAAATGAACCCCACACACATCTAGTCCCGAAGAAACAGACGAGTTTTGGGTCAGAGCACGCAGTGGATTTCAATGCCTTCAAGGCGTTTAGACTTGTGGTTGATCATCTTGAGCCCGTCGCCACAGCGCACAACCTCGACGCCTGTCAAGATGGTAAGGTCATTGACCACCATCTCATCATCTAGCCCGTGTAAAGGGTAGCCTGCTGAATTACATGGTGTGCGGCACTCGATATTTTGAAAGCTGGTGGCGAtgcagaacttgcctgagccaaggttCAGTAGGTGCCTCTGCCATGTCGACCACTCGTCGGGCAGCGGATCGAGATAGTTCCAGCTGCGGTGCTCCACCGGCGGCCAGGAAGACAGGTCGAAGGCACCCAGGCAGTGGTGGGTGTTGCCAATGGTAGCATTGAAGCCAAACCAGAGGCCGAGTTCAGGGACGTACTTGGCCGCGCCATGGAAGGGCAGCGCCCAGCTTCCAGCCTGCCTCCACTCACCTTCCACCGTGTCAAAGGCATAGGCTCCGGCTTCCACAGACGACACACACAAAGTCGTCTCATCGACCACCGCCGCCGCGGAGGGGTGGAAGACCGCTCTCATGTGGAGGTCATGCAGGTACGGTCCACGCATCGGCGGCGAGGGCAGATGTTGCCAGTGCCACCTCCGTTGAGTCCCAGCGGATGGACCCCTGGCGGAGCCGTTCCTCTCGTACTCCAAGACCTCAAACAAGACATTCTCCGGTTCTTTGCTCAAGACATAGTGCTGCTCGTCGTCTTGGCTCCCAGGCCTGGTCATGGACAAGGAGATTGAGTCCCTCTGTTTGCAGAAGTTAGTCTCCGGCATGGCAACGACGGCGTCCATGTCAATGTCGTACATCACGGGATTGGCGCAAGGGTCGGCGAACATGACACGGCCCTCTGCCTGCCCTTTCAGCAGGGAGAAGAAGTGCAAGTCCGTTGTGCCCTCCGTGTTTGGCGGCGTCGAGAAGTTGATCTTGTGCTCGGGCAGAGGCTCCAAGCTCGGGATCGCCGATGGCCTCGCcttttctgctg
Above is a window of Triticum dicoccoides isolate Atlit2015 ecotype Zavitan chromosome 5B, WEW_v2.0, whole genome shotgun sequence DNA encoding:
- the LOC119305746 gene encoding uncharacterized protein LOC119305746, whose translation is MNREFANVIVRGSTSSSKFYSLLRVNLKQHLFHRSAAAAEKARPSAIPSLEPLPEHKINFSTPPNTEGTTDLHFFSLLKGQAEGRVMFADPCANPVMYDIDMDAVVAMPETNFCKQRDSISLSMTRPGSQDDEQHYVLSKEPENVLFEVLEYERNGSARGPSAGTQRRWHWQHLPSPPMRGPYLHDLHMRAVFHPSAAAVVDETTLCVSSVEAGAYAFDTVEGEWRQAGSWALPFHGAAKYVPELGLWFGFNATIGNTHHCLGAFDLSSWPPVEHRSWNYLDPLPDEWSTWQRHLLNLGSGKFCIATSFQNIECRTPCNSAGYPLHGLDDEMVVNDLTILTGVEVVRCGDGLKMINHKSKRLEGIEIHCVL